The Ascochyta rabiei chromosome 5, complete sequence genome has a segment encoding these proteins:
- a CDS encoding L-rhamnono-1,4-lactonase, translated as MPPSRILDSHIHLWPSTSTASTDHGWMTDPAHFLARRHGISDYKAVVSAAPAGPSLSGFVYVETDRYLPSRTPDISPEASEDQTKRALEKWAKAPLDELRFLRRIVEESPHEGDGFERGDGDKMKGAVVWAPFHLAPSLLQSYLAIAESVAGEKLWGRIAGFRYLLQGKEKGEVTKLVGSDDWVKNIAGLGKGRQGKGWAFDVGVDIHRDGPEPLGAVGEMIRRVREQEAESGAETKPVRFVLNHLCKHALASDSQTEPTKEWQAALAALGPDQNVFMKLSGAFNEFDSATPSTAADLVHSLSSIVPKVFEAFPERVMFGSDWPVCNVGGPAGEEANWGVWVESVERLLEEAKVGGESRDSVWWGAGSRAYGV; from the exons ATGCCACCCTCGCGCATTCTAGACTCGCACATCCACCTCTGGCCCTCAACTTCCACCGCCTCTACAGACCATGGCTGGATGACAGACCCTGCTCACTTCCTCGCCAGGCGCCACGGAATCTCAGACTACAAAGCTGTCGTCAGCGCCGCTCCAGCCGGTCCCTCCCTCTCCGGCTTCGTTTACGTAGAGACGGACCGCTACCTCCCCTCGCGAACACCTGACATCAGCCCGGAAGCAAGTGAAGATCAAACCAAGAGAGCGTTGGAGAAGTGGGCCAAGGCCCCGCTTGACGAGCTGAGGTTTCTGAGACGTATTGTGGAGGAGTCGCCTCACGAGGGCGATGGGTTCGAGCGCGGGGATGGCGACAAGATGAAAGGAGCCGTCGTGTGGGCGCCGTTCCACCTCGCGCCCTCGCTCCTCCAGTCCTATCTCGCGATTGCCGAGAGCGTCGCGGGCGAGAAACTGTGGGGGAGAATCGCGGGGTTTAGGTATCTGCTGCAGGGGAAGGAGAAGGGAGAAGTGACGAAGCTCGTTGGCAGTGACGACTGGGTAAAGAACATTGCCGGTTTGGGCAAAGGGAGGCAAGGAAAGGGGTGGGCGTTTGATGTCGGCGTCGACATCCACCGTGATGGACCGGAGCCGCTGGGGGCTGTGGGTGAGATGATCCGGAGGGTGAGGGAACAAGAGGCCGAGAGCGGAGCGGAGACGAAGCCTGTGCGTTTCGTTCTAA ATCACTTGTGCAAACACGCCCTTGCTTCCGACTCGCAAACAGAGCCCACCAAAGAGTGGCAGGCTGCTCTGGCAGCCCTTGGGCCTGATCAGAACGTCTTCATGAAGCTGTCTGGGGCTTTCAACGAGTTCGATAGCGCCACCCCATCGACTGCTGCTGACCTGGTCCATTCTCTAAGCTCAATCGTGCCCAAGGTGTTTGAGGCATTCCCTGAAAGAGTCATGTTCGGGTCTGACTGGCCAGTGTGCAACGTCGGGGGCCCGGCGGGAGAGGAAGCAAACTGGGGTGTGTGGGTGGAGAGTGTGGAACGGTTGCTGGAAGAAGCAAAGGTCGGGGGAGAGAGCAGAGACTCGGTCTGGTGGGGGGCGGGAAGCAGAGCGTACGGCGTTTAG